The sequence cgagagaggtcgtccgctatccgcaacctgcgacccgctcggttgtcccagctaggcgactttggaactatctcacaagttcctcagccaaGAGCGCGTGTCATTTTCACGTCCATTCACGTTCACATGGATGGAAAACGCCAGGCCCTTTGATACAAATAGTTACACCGGAAAAGGGGTATGTTTTGGTTTTCTTCTGTTTTTCTTCGAAGGCCATTCATCTAAAGCCaacatccgacttaacgactgagAAATTTCTTGCCGCCTTTGCTCAGTTCGTATCCAGAAGATGGTGCCCATGCCAAGTTCAGAccgacaatggaaataccTTCGCCGGTGCTGCCACCTTTCTTTCCCGAGACTTTCTGCAATCCGTTAAGAAATCTGTGACTGATGCgtcatcagcagctcaacTGGCAATTTTTCGTCCTAgggcaccccatatgggaggcctttgggaagctggtgtcaagagctaCCTGCCATGTCGGAGGACCTTACCGATCTGctagcgttgacaccagggcactttcttgtcGACGGACATCTTATGTCCATAGTAAAACCCAAACTAAAGGGAGAATCCAAATACATTATAAGCCGGTGGCAATACTTACAGGCTCTCCATCATCAATTCCGCGCTCTATGGAAGGTTGACTACCTTAaagagctccacaagcgcaaaTCTTCACATTGGCGACATGGTCGTCATCAAGGACGACAATCTGCCCTCGAATGAGTGGCGACTCGCTAGAATAGACTCCGCTTTTCCGGCAGCCGATGGGAACGACCGCGTAGTTCGCAGGAATCTGccgtagcggtgaccggtgcaaAACGTGCGACACGAACCTGCTCCCCACTGCTCCATATGCCTGAGCACGCTTTTCGGAAATAGTCCGGCCGCTTCACAGCAGCTTTCGCGCCGGCAAGACCTGCCAAACCCGGGAGACACTCCTTGACCccaacatatagctgtcaaggAAACGGTCagataaataatgaaataattatttttaaaaaaattttaacattctCGTTGTGAATTGCTCGCTTTATAATGCctccttttgtttttatttcggCCACCCTCACTCGTTTATCTTCGCCGGGTGATGTTGCCACGACGCGTCCTCTCTACCACCGTTGCGGAGGCAGATTGTCTTCGTGTACGAGAACCAAACAGCCTATTTCCAAATCGGTGCCCACGGTCCTCCACTTGCTGCGCTGCTGCAGGCTGGCCAGATAGTCCTTGGAACAGGTTCGCCAAAACTGCTGCTTGAGTGAGGACAGTATTCGCCACCGCTTCATATATCCGATATATAGCCTTTCTGCATATCCCGTCTGTGCTGGATTCTTGCGGCAGCGTAAGAAGAGTCTGGTCGATCGAAAGGTGCCTGGAGTCAGTTCCTCTCCATCGTTGGGGTCGTTGCCAGGCGACGCGATTGGACGAGAGTTGAGCAGCGCTTCGATTTCGACCAGATGTGTGCTGAGTTCGTCAGTAGAAAGATCGACAACGAGTTCCAGGTGAACAGCTTTTGACGAAAAACACACGAGTTATAAAGAGACATAAAATGGACCGCAAAAATCTACCCCACAAATCAAGAAAGGGCGAGCTTGTCTAACCCGATAGGCTGGCAAATTGGACATTATTTGGCCAAAAAGTACAGGCTCATAACGAAAATAGTGGACGCAGTCTCGAACAATTTTCGTGCACGCCTCTCGAGCATTGATCAGCCAAATCTGCTGCCTCAAAAGAGAGACCATCACCTTGGCGCCTGCATGATAATGCCTTTTGTGAAAATTGCGAAGGAACAGCTTAACAAATTGAGATTTTTGAGAGAGCATTAACGGAAATTTGGCGTCATATGGAATTGATGCATCCAACAATCTACCTCCAACTCGAATTAATCGAAATGCCACCCCATCTAGCTCGAATGTGTGTATGAAGGGATTTAAGCGTTGAAACTGTGGGGCCAAAACTTGAGATTTCCCCGACTTTAAAAATTCTGACCCCAACTCAAGTTTTTGAATTATTTGCACTAGCCTTAGGAACGACAATCTCAATTCCCTTGCGGAAATAACAGAATCGCATACACCCTTTTTCTTTTTAGTAAAACGATGTACATATGCCATAATCCGGAGTAGTTTGTCGAATGACGAACATCTTTCGGTAAGACTAAGGAACACGTTTGGTTTACTTTTCGCAACGGAGTGTAATGTAGCACTTATCTTGTTCTCTGAGAGCTTCAAATACAAAGAAACGTCAATCTGGTAAAGGTGAGGCCATTCGATGTAACTGCGTAGTAGAAAATCTGGCCCGTTTTCCCACAAAGAACATTTTAAGCCGTCCACGTCTTTCCACGCGACACTAAATCATCTGGATGATCACTTGTAGGTACATGACGCCACACTACATTCTCTGATAGCTCTAGGATTTTAGAAACTCTGTTTGCGACGAACGTTGCTAGTGTGGATGGATCCCTTTTAAGCCAATAAAGAGTGACTTGAGAATCTGACCAAAAATTAATGCTTTCGATATCCAAAGTGTCAAGCAATGGGGCTAACTAAGCCCAGAGTTTCACAAGCAGGTGCGCTGCACATAGCTCGAGCCTTGGAATGGATTTCGTCTTGAGAGGTGACACTCGCGATTTGGCGCTTAACAATCTAGATAAACTTTTTGTCCCAACCCGTGTGCGGACATATATGCAACAGCCATAGGCTTCACTTGAAGCATCAGCGAAACCACGGATCTGAACAGACTCATATGCAGGCAGACAGATATATCGAGGAATTGAGATCTTGTTTGATTCCAGCAAACTCTGTTTAATCTTGTTCCAATTGGTAAGCAGACTCATAGGGACCGATTCATCCCAATCCAATTTTTGCTGCCACAGTTCTTGTAACAAGATCTTAGCTTTAGTTATTAAAGGACACAGTAATCCTAAGGGATCAAAAAACGAGCTGTGACAGACAAAATTTTACGTTTTGTTGGTGGTAATGAATCAAATGACTTATCTAAGCTGTAATGAAACACGTCATTTCGAGGATCCCATTTCATACCAAGAGTTTTTATGGGTGTAGAATAATCAAGTGCCAGAGACTTTTCCGGCACTGTATCAGTCAGAAGGCTGGAATGATTGGTGGCCCATTTGGCCAGATCGAAGCCCCCATATTTCAAAACCTCAGATACTTCTCTACGAATAGTTTTTAACTCTTCTAAACTATCGGCTCCTGTGATCATGTCGTCAACATAGAAATCACTTGCGATCACCTGACATGCAATCGGGTGTGATTCCTAATAAATTTTTGATAGCTCAAGTAGACAATGAATCGCCAAACACGGAGCTGGGGCTGTTCCATAACTAACAGTGTTGAGACGATAAGTTTGAAGTTGGTCTGCGCCTTTCTCTCTCCACAAAATAAGTTCAAAGTCCCGATCATCTTCGGCGACGTTAACTTGCCGATACATCTTTGAGATGTCAGCTGTTAAAGCATACTTCTTTAATCGAAACCGTGATAGAACGGCGTACAAGTCCCTCTGAATAGTTGGTCCCACCATTAGCGTCTCATTTAACGAGACCGAAGTTGACGTATTACTTGACGCGTCGAACACAACTCTCATCTTCGTGGTGCTACTTTCAGGTCTCAGGACACATTGATGCGGAATGCAGTAATGGTGACCTGGAGGAGGTGTGGGGAGCAATGACATATGACCAAAGGTAAGATACTCTTTCATGAATTCTTGATACATATCATGCAACTTGGCGTCATGGTTGACTTTGCGTTCCAACGCAAGAAATCTTCGCTTTGCTGTTTCGAAGGACAGTCCTAGCACATTTGGATTTCTTTTAAATGGTAGCTTCACCTCAAACCGACCTGAGGCAAGTCTTTTTACTGTTTCCTTGAAGTGTTGCTCACAGGCAACTTGTTCAGCTGCATAGACAGCCTTCGAGTTCTCTGTGACTTGTTCCAAATTCCAAAAACGTTCGACTAGAGAGTCGAGTGAACTGATATTATCGTTAACAGTGACGCTACAAACCTGAGCACTATTTAATGCTTGCCGAGTATACTTCCCAGAAACAATCCACCCTAATAATAAAGTTTTCTGAATTAAGCCTACGCTTAAAAGTTCGAAAAATATTTCTGCGCCAATTAGCAGGTCCACCTTTGCAGGTTTATAAAATCTAGGGTCTGCCAGCTCAATGTTTGCTGGTATACTCCATTGCGCACAGTTCACCTCATGGTCTGGTTGATATGTCGAAATCGACTTTAAGACTAACTTGATCATTACTCGCGACAAGACTAGAATAGGCTTGATTTTGCTGACCGGCAACTACTGCGTTAATTTGAGAGTGCACTTGCGGCACTGATCCAGGAATAGTTAACTGATGCTCTACTTCGTAGCGGTGAAGGAGCGAGTCATGTGGTGTTGAGCAAACTCGACACTTCGCAGCCCTGCATTTCTTTACTGGAGGTCCTTGATGTAGATAATTAATGCACAAGCGGTGTTGTTTAACGAAATTGAAACGCTGAATTACCGGGAGAGCAACAAAGGCTTGACAACTGCCTAAACTATGGTCCGACGCTGAGCAATATTGACATTTTGTCTCAGTCCGGCGTTCTGTCTTTGTGCAAGAAAAGGAAGATCTTGAATATCCCTTATTTGATCCCTGACTGGACTTTACCTTGTTCCTTGTGGATTCCTCTGCAACTAAATGCTTGACAACTGCCTAAACTATGGTCCGACGCTGAGCAATATTGACATTTTGTCTCAGTCCGGTGTTCTGTCTTTGTGCATGAAAAGGAAGATCTTGAATATCCTTATTTGATCCCTGGCTGAACTTTCCCTTGTTCCTTGTGGATTCCTCAGCAACTAAATGCTGATACCGACGATTTAACTGAACCACGCAATCGGAAATTTTGGCAGAGTATTGTAATCTAACTGTTCTTCAAAACGAGATTTCGTAACGTTATCTACTTTGGACATTGCTATATGAATCAACATGGCATTATTTAGTTCCTTCTCGCTCCCCAATGATTGTAATGATGCATAAAGGGCTGAAATTTCATCGATAAGAGACCTTAAACTGGAAGCCGATGGTTTTAATACAGGGGGGATTTCAAATAATTGTGACACTGTATCGAAAAAGATCAGACATTTATTGTCATAAACACTTTTTAAACTATCCAGTGCCTTTTCGTAATTACTCTCCGAAATTTGAAAAGACTTCACAGTTCCTAGCGAACCATCAGTAAGACAAAAAGTAAATGATCAAACTTTTCGACATTTGTTAAAGATGCATCATTATAAACCAAGCTTTCGAATAGACTTATGAAGTTTTTAAAATCGGCATATTTTCCACTAAATTTAGGCAAATTCACTTTTGGCAAATTTGATATCGGACGATGATGATTGTTATCCGCCTGACTGATTTTCTGAGAGTCGTTAATTTGCATTGCAGGCCGGTATAATGATATTGTGATATCGCACATATCCTCAACTGACGCTCTTAAATCGTTACTTGGATTTAATAAATCGATGTCTGATTGGATATCCAATCATTTTTCGCAATTAGTTTCGAGAAGTTCCATTCGGTATTCAATTTGAGCTTTATCGAAGGAAATAGTTATGTCCTCGAATGCCGTTCTCATACGCCTAATATCACACATATCCCTTTCGTGTTTTTGAATTGCTGAGAGTATTTCTTGATTAGTTTTAGAATTTCCTTCCTTAACAATTAATTCCTTGGCTTTGTCACtcattttgaaattattagaatttatttatttattatatgaATATAAATGCCTCACCCAAAGGGTAAACTGCAATATTTGCCGATGGATAACGTTTAAGCAGAAACAAACCTATTTATTTTGGTCACCTAAGGGTTAAGGAATGCAAAATAATTGTGTATGTATGTTCGCAGGTAAAAGCTTTACAGCCAACGCCAAGACTCAAACGATAAAATTTTATTCGACAAAGCAAAAAAGGGTTACAGATTTCCGCGAATTGTTGTGGATCACATAAGGGTTAAAGATGCCCACAGGTCACAGCCCAAGTGCAACaatttatgattttaatttacttaaaaCGTGTATATAAGTGGCTCCTATAAGGGCTAACACTTGTGATACACTGCGTCGAATTCCAACGGGTTCTAATTATTTAAGCGAAAATTCTCCAAAATGCAGATGTATGTATGTACGCAGCACTAACTTTTACTGTTCTTTATCCGCAGGCACATGCAAACCGTTATGTAAAATGGCTAAAATATACTTATGTCTCAAATAACTGTTTTGCGAAAATATACTGCACTGCCGGAATAGGAGTCAGACAGAGAACCCAACAACCGTTTATTTGTCTCAAATCAAAAATTTTCACAAAATTTTCGCAAtctattatttattaaaggcTGTTTATTATACAATTGGACTGTGGGTATATTAAgtttttacaatttctgagtgccaaaaattaatataagtTGGTGGAGTGGGCAACGTATGAGTGCAACAAAAATGCTCGAAAGTTAATATTTGGCACTGAATCAGGTAATTGTTTGGCATGTTTCACAAACTTTGCTTTTTGAGCCGAGTCCACTGCTGCACCGAATACGCCAGCTAGGTTATTCACACACACTGAGAAAAATGAACAAGTGCCGAGACAACGAAAATGCACTGTGTTCAATTTTCTGATGTGAATTTCCACGAAATACTAAACCGTAGTCCCTGTTCACGGAAAGAAACTGATACAAGTTGAACTTTCGGTCTTGCGGTCTAGCTGGGGATTTTTCGTCGCACAAAAAAAGACGCAGCAGTCAAATTCGATATATATTTATTGCGCCGGCGCAGCCAGCAACGACAAGAGATTATGCACGACTGCCGCACACGAGCAGTGCCAAATTATGAGTTTACAATTCTCCATGCTTATCAATATAAGAGTGTACTACTTTATAAGATCGGCTTAGAGTACAATAGCTTGTATATGAGTAGGAGAGTTTTAACATAACTTTAATTTACATTACTTCAGTTTATCTACTTCAATTTATCTACTTCATTTTTATTCTCTTTTcttataattaattattattttaaaataaggATCGATTGCTCCAACAGGGGTATAGAATATTTGAACTTTTTAGCATTACGAATTAAGTTTTACACAACTA is a genomic window of Drosophila suzukii chromosome 2L, CBGP_Dsuzu_IsoJpt1.0, whole genome shotgun sequence containing:
- the LOC118876749 gene encoding uncharacterized protein, which gives rise to MDHTCDLIDNTTGETTAESLKRMEQKIADKMTVHLELVVDLSTDELSTHLVEIEALLNSRPIASPGNDPNDGEELTPGTFRSTRLFLRCRKNPAQTGYAERLYIGYMKRWRILSSLKQQFWRTCSKDYLASLQQRSKWRTVGTDLEIGCLVLVHEDNLPPQRW